CTGGGGCCGTTCGGCCGCCGCGGTGGAGGTGGGCTCGCGCAGCAGCTCCTGGATGCGGCCGAGGGAGACGGTGGCCTGCTGGTAGCCGTCGAAGACCTGGGACAGCTGCTGCACGGGCGCGAAGAACAGGTCGATGTAGAGGAGGTAGGCGACCAGGGCGCCGGTGGTGAGGGTGGCGTCCTCCACCCGGCCCGCGCCCGCGATCAGCACGGCCGCCGCGGCGACCGAGGACAGCAGCTGCACGAACGGGAAGTAGACCGATATCAGGCGCTGGCCGCGCAGCCGGGCCTGCCGGTAGCTGTCGCTGCGCCCGGCGAACCGCCGCCCGCCGTCGCGCTCGCGCCGGAACGCCTGGACGATCCGCAGCCCGGACACGGACTCCTGGAGGTCGGCGTTGACCGCCGAGACGCGCTCGCGGGCGAGTTCGTACGCCTTCACGCTGGCCCGGCGGAAGAAGAAGGTGGCCACGATCAGCGGGGGCAGCGTGGTGAACACGACGAGGGCGAGGCGGACGTCGATCACCAGCAGGGCGCCCATGATGCCGAAGAAGGTGACGACCGAGACGAACGCGGTGACCAGGCCGGTCTGCAGGAAGGTGCTCAGGGCGTCGACGTCGGTGGTCATCCGGGTCATGATCCGGCCGGTCAGCTCGCGCTCGTAGTAGTCGAGGCCGAGCCGCTGGAGGTGCGCGAAGATCTTCAGCCGCAGCGTGTAGAGGACGCGTTCGCCGGTACGGCCGGTCATCCGGTTCTCGCCGATCTGCGCGGCCCACTGCACCAGCACCACCAGCAGCGCGAGCAGCGAGGCGGACCAGACGGCGCCGATGGCCAGCTTGGTGACGCCCGCGTCGATGCCGTGCCGGATCAGCACCGGCAGCACCAGGCTCGCGCCCGCGTCCACGGCGACCAGCGCCAGGCTGGCCAGCAGCGGCAGCCCGAAGCCGCGCAGCAGGCGGCGCAGCCCGTAGGAGTCCTCCGGCCGCACCGCCTGCCGCTCGTCGATGCCGGGGGTGTCGGTGGCCGGGGGCAGCGCGGCCACCTGGGCGAGCAGCTCGGGGGTGGCCGGGGTGCCGGCCAGCGCCTCGTCCTTGGGTGCGCGGTCGCCGGTCCACAGCCGGGGGGTGACGCCCCGCTCGGCGTCGTACTCGGCGTCCAGCTCCGCGCGCAGGGTGTCGTCCTCGGTCGGCCCGGCCGGCAGGGCGTGGCCCGGGGAGACGCCGCCCAACTCGTCCGGGTCGGTCAGCAGCCGGCGGTAGAGGGCGGAGCGCCGCTGGAGCTCCTCGTGGGTGCCGAGGTCGGCGAGCCGGCCGTGGTCGAGGACGGCGATGCGGTCGGCGAGGTTCAGGGTGGAGCGGCGGTGGGCGATCAGCAGGGTGGTCCGGCCCCGCATCACCTGCTTGAGGGCCTCGTGGATCTCGTGCTCGACGCGGGCGTCCACGGCGGAGGTGGCGTCGTCCAGGATCAGCAGCCGGGGGTCGGTGAGCAGGGCGCGGGCGAGGGCGACGCGCTGGCGCTGGCCGCCGGAGAGGGTCAGGCCCTGCTCGCCGACCTTGGTGTCGTAGCCCTCGGGCAGTTCCCGGATGAAACGGTCCGCCTGGGCGGCGCGGGCGGCGGCCTCGATCTCCTCGTCGGAGGCGTCGGGGCGGCCGTAGGCGATGTTGGCGCGGACGGTGTCGGAGAACAGGAACGAGTCCTCGGGGACCAGGCCGATCGCGGCCCGCAGCGAGGACAGGGTCAGCTCGCGGACGTCGTGCCCGCCGATCAGGACGGCGCCGTGGGTGACGTCGTAGAAGCGCGGCAGGAGCAGGGAGAGGGTGGACTTGCCGGAGCCGGAGGACCCGACCACCGCCAGGGTCTCACCCTGGCGTATCTCGAAGCTGAGCCCGTCCAGCACCTTGGCGTCGGCGCCGTACCCGAAGGACACGTCGTCGAACTCGACGGTGGCGGGCGCGTCCGCGGGCAGCTCCCTGGTGCCGTCCGGCATCGACGGCTCGGTGTCGATCAGCTCCAGGACGCGCTCGGTGCCGGCGCGGGCCTGCTGGCCGACGGTGAGCACCATCGCCAGCATCCGGACCGGGCCGACCAGCTGGGC
This Streptomyces misionensis DNA region includes the following protein-coding sequences:
- a CDS encoding ABC transporter ATP-binding protein, with amino-acid sequence MRPHRGWARRLAGYAWRYPKDVVLALGASLAGMAVTAVVPLITKVIIDDVIGAHTRSMAPWAGALVVAALLVYGFTYVRRFYGGRLALDVQHDLRTEMYDTITRLDGRRQDELSTGQVVGRATSDLQLIQGLLFMLPMTIGNVLLFLASLVIMASLSLPLTLVALAVAPALGWIAKRSRTRLHPATWYAQAQAAAVAGVVDGAVSGVRVVKGFGQEEQETGKLRAVGRKLFAGRLRTIRLNSKYTPALQAVPALGQVAMLALGGWLAVRGHITLGTFVAFSTYLAQLVGPVRMLAMVLTVGQQARAGTERVLELIDTEPSMPDGTRELPADAPATVEFDDVSFGYGADAKVLDGLSFEIRQGETLAVVGSSGSGKSTLSLLLPRFYDVTHGAVLIGGHDVRELTLSSLRAAIGLVPEDSFLFSDTVRANIAYGRPDASDEEIEAAARAAQADRFIRELPEGYDTKVGEQGLTLSGGQRQRVALARALLTDPRLLILDDATSAVDARVEHEIHEALKQVMRGRTTLLIAHRRSTLNLADRIAVLDHGRLADLGTHEELQRRSALYRRLLTDPDELGGVSPGHALPAGPTEDDTLRAELDAEYDAERGVTPRLWTGDRAPKDEALAGTPATPELLAQVAALPPATDTPGIDERQAVRPEDSYGLRRLLRGFGLPLLASLALVAVDAGASLVLPVLIRHGIDAGVTKLAIGAVWSASLLALLVVLVQWAAQIGENRMTGRTGERVLYTLRLKIFAHLQRLGLDYYERELTGRIMTRMTTDVDALSTFLQTGLVTAFVSVVTFFGIMGALLVIDVRLALVVFTTLPPLIVATFFFRRASVKAYELARERVSAVNADLQESVSGLRIVQAFRRERDGGRRFAGRSDSYRQARLRGQRLISVYFPFVQLLSSVAAAAVLIAGAGRVEDATLTTGALVAYLLYIDLFFAPVQQLSQVFDGYQQATVSLGRIQELLREPTSTAAAERPQEVRSLRGDIAFEGVSFAYGDNEAALRDVELTIPAGQTVAFVGETGAGKSTLVKLVARFYDPTAGRVTVDGTDLRDLDLTSYRHRLGVVPQEAYLFPGTVRDAIAYGRPDATDAEVEAAARAVGAHEMIATLDGGYLHEVAERGRNLSAGQRQLIALARAELVDPDILLLDEATAALDLATEAQVNQATDRLAGRRTTLVVAHRLTTAARADRVVVMDHGRVAEDGTHEELLARDGRYAELWRTFAGRPGDEEPVGVVR